One segment of Coffea arabica cultivar ET-39 chromosome 7c, Coffea Arabica ET-39 HiFi, whole genome shotgun sequence DNA contains the following:
- the LOC113699351 gene encoding DNA polymerase delta catalytic subunit-like isoform X2: MSNTGNSRKRPPPPASSQHPQQKHHAAMEDDEGDEDNYYLDETPLPLNKEDTQALREAEERLQKWKRPPLSQLYTSQSQSIVFQQLEIDYVIGESHKELLPKSSGVAPILRIFGVTKEGHSVCCHVHGFEPYFYISCPPGMGPDDISRFHQILEGRMRDVNRNSNVPYFVRRVELVQRRSIMYYQQQNSQPFLKIVVALPTMVTSCRGILDRGIQIDGLGLKSFMTYESNILFALRFMIDCNIVGGNWIEVPVGKYIKKAKNLSYCQLEFDCLYTDLVSHVPEGEFSKMAPFRILSFDIECAGRKGLFPEPIHDPVIQVANVVTLQGQDQPFVRNVMTLKSCSPIAGVDVMSFDTEKEVLLAWRDFIREVDPDIIIGYNICKFDLPYLIERAKVLGITEFPLLGRIINSKVRVKDTTFSSRQYGTRESKEVTIEGRVQFDLLQVMQRDYKLSSYSLNSVSAHFLNEQKEDVHHSIISDLQNGNSDTRMRLAKYCLKDAYLPQRLLDKLMFIYNYVEMARVTGVPISFLLSRGQSIKVLSQLLRKAKQKNLVIPNAKQAGSEQGTFEGATVLEASAGFFEKPIATLDFASLYPSVMMAYNLCYCTLVTPEDMRRLNLPPEWVTKTPSGDTFVKTNLQKGILPEILEELLAARKRAKADLKEARDPLVKAVLDGRQLALKISANSVYGFTGATVGQLPCLEISSSVTSYGRQMIEHTKKLVEDKFTVLGGYEHNAEVIYGDTDSVMVQFGVPTVEEAMNLGREAADYISGTFTKPIKLEFEKVYYPYLLISKKRYAGLLWTNPNKFDKMDAKGIETVRRDNCLLVKNLVTECLHKILIDRDVPGAVQYVKNTIADLLMNRVDLSLLVITKGLTKTGDDYEVKAAHVELAERMRKFLQRSCFSSQFFPSLVSLPRAPPPQTKKKKILKDVSTVEDWYIRP; encoded by the exons ATGAGCAACACCGGCAACAGCAGAAAACGGCCTCCGCCGCCGGCGTCTTCGCAACATCCGCAGCAGAAGCACCATGCTGCGATGGAAGACGACGAGGGAGACGAGGACAACTATTACCTCGACGAAACCCCACTTCCCCTGAACAAAGAAGACACCCAAGCCCTGCGTGAAGCCGAGGAGCGGCTGCAAAAATGGAAGCGGCCTCCGCTTTCTCAACTTTACACCTCACAGTCTCAGAGCATCG TATTTCAACAGCTggaaattgactatgtgattggCGAGAGTCATAAAGAATTGCTGCCTAAGTCTTCTGGTGTTGCTCCTATTTTGAGAATCTTTGGTGTCACCAAAGAAG GACATAGTGTTTGCTGTCACGTACATGGGTTTGAACCTTATTTCTACATCAGCTGCCCTCCAGGAATGGGTCCTGATGACATTTCGCGTTTTCATCAAATTCTCGAG GGAAGGATGAGAGACGTGAACAGGAATAGCAATGTTCCTTATTTTGTGCGGCGGGTTGAATTGGTTCAGAGAAGAAGCATAATGTATTATCAACAGCAGAATTCTCAGCCTTTCCTTAAGATAGTAGTGGCATTGCCAACAATGGTTACCAGCTGTCGTG GTATCCTGGACAGAGGCATACAAATTGATGGGCTTGGCTTGAAGAGCTTTATGACGTATGAGAGTAATATTCTGTTTGCTCTGCGATTCATGATTGATTGCAATATTGTTGGTGGGAATTGGATTGAAGTGCCAGTAGGAAAATATATAAAGAAAGCGAAAAACCTGTCCTACTGCCAATTGGAGTTTGACTGTCT TTACACAGACTTAGTTAGCCATGTTCCTGAAGGAGAATTCTCAAAGATGGCTCCCTTTCGCATTTTAAGTTTTGACATAGAGTGTGCAGGTCGTAAAGGTCTTTTCCCTGAGCCCATCCATGATCCTGTTATCCAG GTGGCCAATGTAGTTACATTGCAGGGACAGGATCAGCCATTTGTTCGTAATGTAATGACGCTTAAGTCGTGCTCACCTATTGCTGGCGTTGATGTTATGTCCTTTGACACCGAGAAAGAGGTCTTACTTGCTTGGCGG GATTTTATCCGTGAAGTGGACCCTGACATTATAATTGGGTATAACATCTGCAAGTTCGATCTGCCCTATCTTATTGAG AGAGCTAAAGTGCTAGGAATAACAGAGTTTCCTTTACTTGGACGGATCATAAACAGCAAAGTCCGTGTCAAAGATACTACATTTTCTTCAAG ACAATACGGTACCAGGGAAAGTAAAGAAGTTACAATAGAAGGGAGAGTTCAATTTGACTTGCTTCAG GTTATGCAGAGGGATTATAAGTTAAGTTCGTATTCATTGAACTCAGTCTCTGCACATTTCCTTAATGAGCAG AAGGAGGATGTTCACCATTCAATCATATCTGACCTTCAGAATGGGAACTCAGACACAAGGATGCGTCTCGCTAAGTATTGTTTGAAG GATGCTTATCTCCCACAACGGCTTTTGGACAAATTGATGTTCATTTACAACTATGTGGAGATGGCCCGAGTAACAGGTGTCCCTATCTCATTTCTTCTCTCAAGAGGGCAGAGCATTAAG GTGTTATCTCAACTTCTTAggaaagcaaaacaaaagaatCTTGTTATTCCCAATGCGAAACAGGCCGGATCTGAACAAGGAACATTTGAGGGTGCAACT GTTTTGGAAGCCAGTGCAGGATTTTTTGAGAAGCCTATTGCAACACTTGATTTTGCATCTCTGTATCCCTCAGTTATGATGGCTTATAATCTGTGTTACTGTACATTG GTAACTCCTGAAGACATGCGTAGACTTAACCTTCCTCCAGAATGGGTCACTAAAACTCCATCTGGTGACACATTTGTCAAAACAAATTTGCAGAAG GGAATACTTCCAGAAATTCTTGAAGAACTGTTGGCTGCTCGTAAAAGGGCAAAAGCAGACTTGAAG GAAGCGAGGGATCCTCTGGTAAAAGCTGTTTTAGATGGTCGTCAACTGGCTCTGAAG ATAAGTGCAAATTCTGTATATGGGTTTACGGGAGCTACAGTGGGTCAACTACCTTGTCTAGAAATATCTTCGAGTGTCACAAGTTATG GTCGACAGATGATTGAACACACCAAGAAACTGGTGGAAGATAAATTCACAGTGCTTGGGGGCTATGAACATAATGCTGAG GTAATATATGGAGATACAGATTCTGTGATGGTGCAATTTGGCGTCCCTACAGTTGAAGAAGCTATGAACCTAGGTAGAGAAGCTGCTGACTACATTAGCGGAACTTTCACGAAA CCAATAAAGTTGGAGTTTGAGAAGGTATATTATCCATATCTATTAATTAGCAAGAAGAGATACGCTGGCCTTCTTTGGACAAATCCCAATAAGTTTGACAAAATGGATGCTAAAG GGATTGAAACAGTTCGAAGAGATAACTGTTTATTGGTCAAAAACCTTGTAACTGAATGTCTTCACAAAATACTAATAGACAGGGATGTTCCTGGTGCCGTGCAATATGTCAAGAATACCATTGCAGATCTTCTTATGAATCGTGTGGATTTGTCTCTTTTGGTGATTACTAAG GGTCTCACAAAAACTGGAGATGATTATGAAGTCAAGGCAGCACATGTTGAACTTGCAGAGCGGATGCGGAAG TTCCTGCAGAGGAGCTGTTTTTCGTCTCAGTTTTTCCCCAGTTTGGTTTCTCTTCCCCGGGCCCCCCCaccacaaacaaaaaaaaaaaaaatcttgaaagATGTTTCCACTGTGGAAGACTGGTATATACGGCCTTAA